From Sporosarcina sp. Te-1, the proteins below share one genomic window:
- a CDS encoding NADPH-dependent FMN reductase: MKVLFVDGTIIGSKTGAVLETVRSYIDGTGCGYELELIRFADYDHQFVDGRPFDQYNEDMKKLVRKFEEADAYIIATPIFQGSIPGVLKNAFDMLHPHAMRYKPVSIVANGGTFQHHLVVENQLKPILDYFRCLVTPNYVYTHANHFDEDNNISDKDVQERLQELARVFIQYVEMSKHLCKDALDQD, encoded by the coding sequence GTGAAAGTTTTGTTTGTGGACGGGACCATTATCGGCAGCAAAACAGGAGCAGTGCTTGAAACCGTACGTTCTTATATAGACGGTACGGGATGTGGCTATGAGCTTGAACTGATAAGGTTTGCGGATTATGACCACCAATTTGTCGATGGTCGTCCGTTCGATCAATATAATGAAGATATGAAAAAACTTGTCCGGAAATTTGAAGAGGCGGATGCGTATATCATAGCAACGCCAATCTTCCAAGGCTCGATACCGGGTGTGCTGAAAAACGCGTTTGATATGCTCCATCCGCATGCCATGCGTTATAAACCGGTATCCATCGTGGCAAACGGCGGCACATTCCAGCATCATCTAGTTGTGGAAAATCAGCTGAAGCCGATATTGGATTACTTCCGTTGCCTTGTGACGCCGAATTATGTATATACGCATGCGAATCATTTTGATGAGGACAATAACATTAGTGACAAAGATGTCCAGGAACGATTGCAGGAGCTCGCCCGTGTATTTATTCAGTACGTGGAAATGAGCAAGCATTTATGCAAAGACGCATTGGATCAAGATTAA
- a CDS encoding bifunctional diguanylate cyclase/phosphodiesterase: MGRITNAYLDGRLWVLILAVIILPNAMEELLSQMFKWEFDNVIWYEIVDTAVFVVFAAPIFAYMIKRMDLYAHQLEHQLAVNSKASEQLKLMNEELSYNAYHDDLTLLPNRRQLFRKLDQSTKEDDVSAVLFLDLDRFKVINDTLGHLYGDIFIRQVGKRLRDRLPQNYKVFRHGGDEFIVLLKNTNRFDAERMASNLLTLFSEPFIVNEEEIFSTASIGICLFPEDGKDAETLLKNADKAMYASKEKGGNTYSFYSAKTAVGDVRKMKLENGLRTAVDSGQLELHYQPIINLFTNRTEAVEALIRWHHPELGFIPPNEFITIAEKTGAIIPLGKWVLETACGQVKDWQQAGFPNMSVAVNVSIRQINEPGFVEFVKDVLRRTGLSPAFLDIEITESMMQNDESIIILHELKKIGIKISIDDFGTGYSSLSVLGYLPIDRLKIDQSFTQEMLRHPHTNSIVKTIIDMGRNLGLTLVAEGIEEETQAQALQNFGCNFGQGYFYNRPLTVDQMQACLQGEYRAQ, from the coding sequence ATGGGAAGAATTACGAATGCCTATTTAGATGGCAGACTATGGGTTCTTATTTTGGCAGTTATCATTCTGCCGAACGCAATGGAAGAGCTATTGAGCCAAATGTTCAAGTGGGAATTTGACAATGTCATTTGGTATGAAATTGTCGACACTGCCGTTTTTGTCGTGTTTGCTGCCCCTATTTTTGCCTATATGATCAAGCGGATGGATTTGTATGCCCATCAGTTGGAGCATCAGTTGGCTGTCAATTCGAAGGCGAGTGAGCAGTTGAAGTTAATGAATGAAGAGTTGAGCTATAATGCGTATCATGATGATCTGACATTATTGCCAAACCGAAGACAACTCTTCCGCAAGTTAGATCAAAGTACGAAAGAAGATGACGTGAGTGCTGTGCTTTTTCTCGATTTGGACCGCTTTAAAGTCATTAATGATACGTTGGGCCATTTGTATGGGGATATCTTTATTCGTCAAGTGGGAAAACGGCTCCGGGATCGATTGCCTCAAAATTATAAGGTGTTCCGTCATGGAGGCGACGAATTCATCGTCTTATTGAAAAACACGAACCGTTTCGATGCTGAACGTATGGCGTCAAATCTGCTAACTTTGTTCAGCGAGCCGTTCATTGTGAATGAGGAGGAAATCTTTTCTACAGCGAGCATAGGTATCTGTCTGTTCCCGGAAGATGGGAAAGATGCCGAGACATTGCTGAAAAATGCTGACAAAGCGATGTATGCGTCAAAGGAAAAGGGAGGGAATACATACAGCTTTTATTCTGCCAAAACCGCAGTGGGGGATGTGCGGAAAATGAAACTCGAAAACGGTTTGCGGACAGCGGTGGATTCGGGTCAGTTGGAGCTCCACTACCAACCGATTATCAATTTATTTACAAACAGGACGGAAGCTGTCGAAGCGCTGATCCGCTGGCACCACCCAGAGCTAGGATTCATTCCGCCCAATGAGTTCATAACAATTGCCGAAAAAACGGGAGCCATCATTCCACTCGGCAAATGGGTGCTAGAGACAGCCTGCGGGCAAGTGAAAGACTGGCAGCAGGCAGGCTTCCCGAATATGAGCGTTGCCGTCAACGTCTCGATCCGGCAAATCAATGAACCTGGGTTTGTTGAGTTCGTTAAAGATGTGTTAAGACGGACAGGCCTGTCGCCGGCCTTTTTGGATATCGAGATTACGGAATCCATGATGCAAAATGATGAATCCATCATTATTTTGCACGAGCTGAAAAAAATCGGGATCAAAATATCGATTGATGATTTCGGTACCGGCTATTCTTCGCTGAGTGTCCTTGGCTATTTGCCGATTGACCGTTTAAAAATTGACCAATCCTTCACACAGGAGATGCTTCGTCATCCTCATACAAATTCCATTGTGAAGACCATTATCGACATGGGGCGCAATTTAGGCCTAACGCTCGTAGCCGAGGGTATTGAAGAAGAAACACAAGCACAGGCATTACAAAATTTCGGATGCAATTTCGGACAAGGCTACTTCTATAATCGACCGTTGACCGTCGACCAGATGCAAGCCTGTTTACAGGGGGAGTACAGGGCACAGTAA
- a CDS encoding diguanylate cyclase domain-containing protein, with protein sequence MTETDNQLLNRILMDGIKEMVMVIGVRENDELYYDYINQAAMERTWLTEEALGKPLREVESEEKFEFFRLNHLHVIHTKREFHYEDSYEIENGELYYSSVRLVPMLNEEGRVTHIVIHAHDITAMKKAESELAKSQEKLHETEDQFRIIANHSQDLIAILDIHGRVEYISPSCTDSLGFNKEEIMGRPFPYFIHPSDLGGLVDAFTDSLRKQKHFKVKYRMRNKWNEWIWFEIYGSPVFNEQHRINRIVAIARDISVDKRSEEQLRYFAYHDVLSDLLNRRAFYEQLGDALQRDQCRQEGLVLLLLDIDRFKWINDQNGHDIGDEVIVEFSKRLKGAVRRMDTVARFGGDEFAVLLPAVGSPEDAYVVAESIRRAIAQPWVFHDRCLLVTTSIGLAIAEGDLTDDELIKQADLALYKAKEAGRDCCRW encoded by the coding sequence TTGACTGAGACGGACAATCAATTGTTAAATAGAATCCTGATGGACGGTATAAAGGAAATGGTAATGGTCATCGGGGTACGGGAAAATGACGAACTGTATTATGATTACATAAATCAGGCAGCGATGGAGAGGACGTGGCTGACGGAAGAGGCACTCGGAAAGCCGCTGAGGGAAGTAGAATCGGAAGAGAAATTCGAGTTTTTTCGATTAAATCACTTACACGTCATCCATACGAAGCGCGAGTTCCATTATGAAGATTCATACGAAATCGAGAATGGCGAGCTGTATTATTCCTCGGTCCGTCTAGTGCCCATGTTGAATGAGGAGGGACGGGTCACTCATATTGTCATCCATGCCCATGATATCACCGCAATGAAGAAAGCGGAGAGTGAGCTGGCGAAGTCCCAGGAAAAGCTGCACGAAACGGAAGACCAATTTCGGATTATAGCAAATCACTCACAGGATTTGATTGCCATCCTTGATATTCACGGTAGAGTCGAATACATTTCGCCTTCCTGCACCGACTCCCTTGGATTTAACAAAGAGGAAATTATGGGAAGGCCGTTCCCGTATTTTATCCATCCTTCCGATTTAGGCGGACTGGTGGATGCCTTCACCGATTCGTTGCGGAAGCAAAAGCATTTTAAAGTGAAATATCGGATGCGGAACAAATGGAACGAATGGATCTGGTTCGAGATTTATGGGTCTCCCGTGTTCAATGAACAGCATCGTATTAATCGGATTGTGGCCATTGCGCGGGATATATCCGTGGATAAGCGGTCAGAGGAACAATTGCGGTATTTTGCTTACCATGATGTGTTGTCCGACTTGTTGAACCGGCGTGCCTTTTATGAGCAGCTGGGCGATGCGCTGCAGCGGGATCAGTGTCGACAAGAGGGACTGGTGCTATTGCTGCTTGATATCGACCGGTTCAAATGGATTAATGATCAAAACGGCCATGATATCGGAGACGAGGTCATAGTTGAATTCAGCAAGCGGTTGAAAGGGGCGGTTCGGCGTATGGATACAGTGGCCCGGTTTGGCGGTGATGAATTTGCGGTATTGCTGCCGGCCGTCGGATCACCGGAGGATGCATATGTAGTCGCAGAATCGATCAGGCGTGCGATTGCACAGCCGTGGGTCTTCCATGATCGCTGTCTTTTGGTCACGACGAGTATCGGTCTTGCGATAGCCGAAGGCGATTTGACAGATGATGAATTGATCAAACAGGCGGATCTGGCTTTGTATAAAGCGAAAGAAGCCGGCCGGGATTGTTGCAGATGGTGA
- a CDS encoding MATE family efflux transporter has protein sequence MTTMNPIETRPLRPLFLSYLFPSLVGMTLMSINILIDGIFVSHGVGPTALAGVNIAVPIFSILLSISLWIGMGGATLYSISLGEGNTKRAVQIFTLSILMMLVVVVSLVIVLLVNLKGIAYLFGASDLTYPYVQEYLRVILLFGVFYTTENLLSIFIRNDGNPKLAMMGLITTSVVNIILNYLFIFVLDYGVTGVALATALSTILGMAVLSLHFFWKHSKLKLVSGFFNWHDVKKIVTIGLPSFVVEASMAVIIIFYNVSFLHYMGANGVTAYAMVNYIHTVLLMVFYGIGMALQPLVSYHHGAGLTSRLTALLKIGITTSVIFGTITAFTIMLFPTQIISLFGDSTVEIRNIAVQGFVHFAIGYLFLGINMVHAEFFQSIERTWLATGIMLVRSIILFIPVLLLLPKYLGGQAIWWVFPIVEGLTVLFTFLYIKTNNSFRRKQVR, from the coding sequence ATGACAACAATGAATCCCATTGAAACCAGACCGCTTAGACCCTTATTCTTATCCTATTTATTTCCTTCCTTAGTCGGAATGACGCTTATGTCGATCAATATTTTGATTGATGGTATTTTTGTCAGCCATGGCGTGGGGCCAACAGCTTTAGCGGGCGTTAATATAGCTGTTCCCATTTTCTCTATCTTGCTATCCATTTCACTATGGATCGGCATGGGCGGGGCTACTCTCTATTCCATATCGCTTGGCGAGGGGAATACGAAACGTGCCGTTCAAATTTTCACACTATCGATCCTTATGATGCTTGTCGTTGTTGTATCTTTGGTTATCGTGTTGCTAGTTAATTTAAAAGGCATCGCCTATTTATTCGGTGCGAGCGATTTAACGTATCCGTATGTGCAAGAATACTTGCGTGTCATTTTGTTATTTGGTGTATTTTATACGACGGAAAACCTCTTAAGTATCTTCATACGAAACGATGGAAATCCAAAGCTTGCGATGATGGGCCTGATCACAACATCTGTAGTAAATATCATATTGAACTATTTATTCATTTTTGTGTTGGATTACGGAGTAACAGGCGTAGCATTAGCAACCGCACTCTCCACTATTCTAGGAATGGCGGTATTGTCCCTTCATTTCTTTTGGAAGCATTCCAAACTCAAATTAGTATCGGGCTTTTTCAACTGGCATGATGTGAAAAAAATAGTTACTATCGGCCTCCCTAGCTTTGTCGTAGAAGCTTCTATGGCCGTCATTATCATATTCTATAATGTGTCTTTTTTACACTATATGGGAGCAAATGGTGTTACAGCATATGCGATGGTCAATTATATCCATACCGTGCTTTTGATGGTGTTCTATGGCATCGGAATGGCTTTGCAGCCTCTCGTCAGCTATCACCACGGTGCAGGATTGACAAGCAGATTGACAGCCCTTTTAAAAATCGGCATAACAACTTCTGTTATTTTCGGAACAATAACGGCTTTTACCATCATGCTTTTCCCTACTCAGATCATTTCGTTGTTTGGGGACAGCACAGTTGAAATCCGAAACATAGCTGTACAAGGCTTTGTCCATTTTGCGATCGGCTATTTATTCCTGGGAATCAATATGGTGCACGCGGAGTTTTTCCAATCCATCGAGCGGACATGGTTAGCAACCGGCATTATGCTCGTGCGCAGCATTATACTTTTCATACCTGTCCTTTTGCTTTTACCTAAGTACCTTGGGGGACAAGCCATTTGGTGGGTGTTTCCAATCGTAGAGGGCCTAACCGTATTGTTCACTTTTCTATATATAAAGACAAACAACTCATTTCGCAGGAAACAAGTACGATAA
- a CDS encoding GNAT family N-acetyltransferase yields MFTEIRDITVFNKEEMAALRIADDQEGFIESTQQCLQEAENDRRFIPVGLYMNDIAVGFAMYGAFPHEEEQQRVWLDRYLIDERYQHQGLGKHFMHLLLQHIINRYNCSQLFLSVYETNEVAIQLYKKFGFVFNGELDENGEKVMVKEISRHDNNESH; encoded by the coding sequence ATGTTCACGGAAATTCGTGACATCACAGTTTTCAACAAAGAGGAAATGGCAGCATTGCGCATTGCAGACGATCAGGAAGGCTTTATCGAGAGTACACAACAGTGCTTACAGGAAGCCGAAAATGACCGGCGTTTTATTCCGGTCGGCCTGTACATGAATGATATAGCGGTCGGCTTCGCTATGTATGGAGCTTTCCCGCATGAAGAGGAGCAGCAGCGTGTATGGCTGGATCGCTACTTAATTGATGAGCGTTATCAACATCAAGGTCTAGGAAAACACTTTATGCATCTACTGCTACAGCATATAATCAATCGTTACAACTGCAGCCAATTGTTTTTAAGTGTTTATGAAACGAATGAGGTTGCGATTCAGCTATATAAAAAATTCGGGTTCGTTTTCAATGGCGAGCTTGATGAGAATGGCGAAAAGGTGATGGTGAAGGAGATAAGCAGACATGACAACAATGAATCCCATTGA
- a CDS encoding MerR family transcriptional regulator — protein MNRKEKLFTTGEFATLCKVNKQTLIYYDQIGLLSPILKDEKGYRYYSIAQYEFFSVIELLKAVGMSLKEIQGYMKNKSPENFSELMRLQKEVVVKKRRELELIESMIRVKTKLIDEALHLDFEEISFEYFPESTLYLSTNIENSTEEQFVKAVSDFIDELNRAQLDTGYPIGGMTKKEHVLAGDYTNYSYLYMEQPNPREGHPYFNAIEGNFIIGYHVGTADSISSTYERLLSFMHKNGYQLGKYVYEEYIYDAVLKNREEEYVTKIMMEVMKK, from the coding sequence GTGAATCGAAAAGAGAAATTGTTTACAACAGGTGAGTTCGCCACGCTTTGCAAGGTGAATAAGCAAACGTTAATTTATTATGACCAAATCGGTTTATTGTCTCCCATTCTGAAAGATGAGAAGGGCTATCGGTATTATTCAATTGCCCAGTATGAATTTTTCAGTGTCATTGAATTGTTAAAAGCGGTCGGGATGTCTTTAAAGGAGATTCAGGGATATATGAAAAATAAATCACCGGAGAATTTTTCGGAGCTTATGCGTCTGCAAAAGGAAGTGGTGGTGAAGAAACGTCGAGAACTTGAACTGATTGAAAGTATGATCCGTGTTAAAACGAAGTTAATTGATGAGGCACTGCATCTTGACTTTGAGGAAATATCGTTCGAATACTTCCCGGAAAGCACATTGTATTTAAGCACCAATATAGAAAATTCCACAGAGGAACAGTTTGTGAAGGCGGTATCGGATTTTATTGATGAATTGAACCGTGCGCAGTTGGATACGGGCTATCCAATCGGCGGGATGACGAAAAAGGAGCATGTCTTAGCTGGTGATTACACCAATTATAGCTATTTGTATATGGAGCAGCCGAACCCTCGCGAAGGCCACCCGTATTTTAATGCAATTGAAGGTAACTTTATCATCGGATATCATGTCGGGACAGCCGATTCCATTTCATCCACTTATGAACGATTGCTTAGCTTCATGCATAAAAATGGTTACCAGCTTGGGAAGTACGTGTACGAGGAATATATTTATGACGCTGTGCTGAAAAACCGGGAGGAAGAGTATGTAACAAAGATCATGATGGAGGTAATGAAAAAGTAA
- a CDS encoding GNAT family N-acetyltransferase: MIDEREFDQLYALMEASFPNNERRTYAGQKALLEDPHYRLLTRTDDKNRIIAFLASWEFSTFRFVEHIAVDSVMRGSGTGGKLMSSYMEETTKPVILEVELPETELAQRRIGFYERLGFHLNPFDYVQPPLQEGQTDLPLHIMSYPRPITEEEFTHFKEMLYTVVYKV, encoded by the coding sequence ATGATTGATGAAAGAGAATTTGACCAACTATATGCCCTGATGGAAGCATCTTTTCCAAATAACGAACGGAGGACGTATGCGGGACAGAAAGCGTTACTGGAGGATCCGCATTACCGACTCTTGACGAGAACGGATGACAAAAATCGAATCATTGCATTTTTAGCCTCGTGGGAATTTTCCACATTCCGCTTTGTAGAACATATTGCTGTCGATTCTGTCATGCGTGGGAGCGGGACAGGAGGAAAACTAATGTCCAGCTATATGGAAGAGACCACAAAACCCGTTATTTTGGAGGTAGAGCTTCCCGAGACGGAACTGGCACAACGAAGAATTGGCTTTTATGAACGGTTAGGTTTTCACCTCAATCCTTTCGACTATGTACAGCCTCCTCTTCAGGAAGGCCAAACAGACTTGCCTCTCCATATAATGAGCTATCCTCGTCCTATTACGGAAGAGGAGTTTACTCATTTCAAAGAAATGTTATACACAGTGGTATACAAGGTGTAA
- a CDS encoding DNA topoisomerase III produces the protein MSKSVVLAEKPSVARDIARVLGCNKKGNGFMEGQQYIVTWALGHLVTHADPEGYGNEYKEWKLEHLPIIPEPFKLTPIRQTSKQFNAVKAVLKRNDVKEVIIATDAGREGELVARWILEMAKNRKPVKRLWISSVTDKAIKDGFRNLKDGKQYENLYEAAVARAEADWVVGINATRALTVKYNAQLSTGRVQTPTLAMIAEREQQIRDFKPKSYYGLQALTESTRFTWYDKAGQTQSFQKDLVEKVLAQLDSIHSGKVMDVKTTPKQQPAPSLFDLTELQKEAHRRWSWSAKETLSTLQNLYERHKAVTYPRTDSKHLTSDMAGTLKERIKAVDIGPYRKSVNVLLRNGQTKPQKGVIDDKRVSDHHAIIPTEETPVYQDLSDKEQRLYDLIVKRFLAVFFGPFRFDQMTVEVEIGGEMFKAKGRTVTDEGWKAVYSTEEDEEDTDRLPAFKKGDEIKVRAVVMTDGQTKPPARFNEGTLLAAMENPAQFMAGESKDLIKTLGETGGLGTVATRADIIEKLFSSFVIEKKGNDIYTTSKGRQLLELVPDDLKSPALTAEWEQSLTKIAAGKMKKDVFMKTMIDFSKKTVKEIKTDDKKFRHDNVTGKMCPDCGKPLLEVNGKRGKMLVCQDRECGHRRNVSTLTNARCPNCKKKLELRGEGDGRIFVCKCGHREKLSSFEKRRNQSGGKKADKRDVQKYLKKQEEPENTAMADALKKLFEK, from the coding sequence ATGTCCAAATCAGTCGTATTAGCCGAAAAGCCTTCTGTGGCGCGTGATATCGCCCGAGTGCTTGGCTGCAATAAAAAAGGGAACGGCTTCATGGAAGGCCAACAATATATTGTCACTTGGGCGCTCGGCCATCTCGTGACGCATGCAGATCCGGAGGGGTATGGCAATGAATATAAAGAATGGAAGCTGGAACACCTTCCGATCATTCCCGAGCCATTTAAATTAACGCCGATCCGTCAAACATCAAAACAATTCAATGCGGTGAAAGCGGTATTAAAACGAAATGATGTAAAAGAAGTCATCATCGCGACAGATGCCGGCCGGGAGGGGGAGCTGGTGGCACGCTGGATTTTGGAAATGGCGAAGAATCGTAAGCCGGTGAAACGGCTTTGGATTTCTTCCGTCACGGACAAAGCAATTAAAGATGGCTTCCGGAACTTGAAGGACGGCAAACAATACGAAAACTTATATGAGGCAGCAGTTGCCCGTGCTGAAGCTGACTGGGTTGTGGGAATCAATGCAACGCGTGCGCTTACAGTAAAATATAACGCCCAGTTATCCACGGGCCGAGTACAGACGCCAACCCTAGCAATGATTGCGGAGCGGGAACAACAGATTCGTGATTTCAAGCCAAAATCCTATTACGGTTTGCAAGCATTAACGGAGTCGACGCGTTTTACATGGTATGACAAAGCGGGACAGACACAATCCTTTCAAAAAGACTTAGTGGAAAAAGTGCTCGCGCAGCTAGACAGCATCCATTCCGGAAAAGTAATGGACGTGAAGACAACGCCGAAGCAACAGCCGGCTCCTTCATTGTTCGATCTGACGGAATTGCAGAAAGAGGCACATCGCCGCTGGTCTTGGTCCGCAAAAGAGACGCTATCTACACTGCAAAACCTTTATGAACGCCATAAAGCGGTGACATATCCACGGACGGACTCCAAGCATTTGACGTCTGACATGGCGGGCACGCTGAAAGAGCGGATCAAGGCGGTCGATATCGGACCGTACCGGAAATCGGTGAATGTCTTGCTGCGGAATGGCCAAACCAAACCGCAAAAAGGCGTTATCGACGATAAACGGGTATCCGATCACCATGCCATCATCCCGACAGAGGAGACACCGGTTTACCAAGACTTGTCCGATAAGGAACAGCGTCTGTATGACTTGATTGTGAAACGGTTTTTGGCTGTGTTCTTTGGCCCATTCCGCTTTGACCAGATGACAGTGGAAGTAGAAATAGGCGGTGAAATGTTTAAGGCAAAAGGACGCACAGTAACCGATGAAGGATGGAAGGCTGTTTATTCCACAGAGGAAGATGAAGAGGATACAGACAGGCTCCCAGCATTTAAAAAGGGCGATGAAATTAAGGTTCGGGCTGTCGTCATGACGGACGGGCAGACGAAACCGCCAGCGCGTTTCAACGAAGGGACGTTGCTTGCGGCGATGGAGAACCCAGCGCAATTCATGGCTGGGGAGTCAAAAGACTTGATTAAGACACTCGGTGAAACTGGAGGTCTTGGAACGGTCGCTACCCGGGCGGATATCATTGAAAAGCTCTTCAGTTCGTTCGTCATCGAGAAAAAAGGAAACGATATTTACACGACATCCAAAGGAAGGCAGTTGCTCGAGCTCGTTCCGGATGATTTGAAATCCCCGGCGCTAACGGCCGAATGGGAGCAAAGCCTGACGAAAATAGCCGCCGGTAAGATGAAGAAAGACGTCTTTATGAAGACCATGATTGATTTCTCGAAAAAGACCGTCAAGGAAATTAAAACGGATGATAAAAAATTCCGCCATGATAATGTGACAGGGAAAATGTGCCCAGACTGCGGCAAACCGTTATTGGAAGTGAACGGCAAACGGGGTAAAATGCTCGTCTGTCAGGATCGGGAATGCGGTCATCGTCGGAATGTATCGACATTGACCAATGCAAGATGCCCGAACTGTAAAAAGAAGCTGGAGCTGCGCGGAGAGGGCGATGGCCGGATCTTTGTCTGCAAATGCGGACACCGGGAGAAACTATCTTCCTTTGAAAAACGACGCAACCAGTCGGGCGGCAAGAAAGCCGATAAGCGGGACGTTCAAAAGTATTTGAAAAAGCAGGAAGAACCGGAAAATACAGCGATGGCAGATGCGCTAAAGAAACTATTTGAAAAGTAA
- the ybaK gene encoding Cys-tRNA(Pro) deacylase, giving the protein MAKKKTVKTNAVRLLESEGIPFETIEYDVDDGQLDGVSVAEKTGQRADMVYKTLVTIAAPHELFVCIIPVAEELDLKKAAKAVGVKKLDMLPLKDLTKETGYVRGGCTAIGMKKPFPVVIDQSAEMLPVFVVSAGKPGLQMKLAPTDLARLAGASFDTIVK; this is encoded by the coding sequence GTGGCGAAGAAGAAGACGGTGAAGACAAATGCGGTCAGGTTGTTGGAAAGTGAAGGGATTCCGTTTGAAACAATAGAATATGATGTGGATGACGGTCAGTTGGATGGGGTGTCGGTTGCAGAGAAGACGGGGCAGCGTGCGGACATGGTGTATAAGACGCTCGTTACGATAGCAGCTCCTCATGAGTTGTTTGTTTGCATTATTCCGGTTGCGGAGGAATTGGACTTGAAGAAGGCGGCGAAGGCGGTTGGTGTGAAGAAATTGGATATGCTGCCGCTGAAGGACCTGACGAAAGAAACGGGGTATGTCCGTGGTGGCTGTACGGCGATCGGCATGAAGAAACCATTTCCGGTTGTGATTGATCAATCGGCGGAGATGCTTCCGGTATTTGTGGTGAGTGCAGGAAAGCCCGGTCTGCAAATGAAATTGGCCCCAACGGATTTGGCGCGTTTGGCTGGCGCCTCTTTCGACACCATTGTGAAATAA
- a CDS encoding YitT family protein, with product MRRIFVWRWLFFLIGMMIMSLGISMTIKGNRLGIGPWDVLHVGLYRNLGLSIGSWSIITGFIIIVSTAIVLRQWPRLGTWLNMFLIGLFIDLFNWLLPDFASLTGQAVIFSIGVIVTAYGVGVYVSPNVGAGPRDSLMLILVDKLGVSVKVVRTSIEVIVAIIGWVLGGPVGVGTVLIALLIGQIVHYALPQCRKLLVKIAGEEDEDVLFRR from the coding sequence ATGAGAAGGATATTTGTATGGCGCTGGTTGTTTTTTCTAATCGGCATGATGATCATGTCGCTGGGAATCTCGATGACGATTAAAGGGAATCGGCTTGGCATCGGACCTTGGGATGTGCTGCATGTCGGTTTGTACCGTAATTTAGGATTGTCGATCGGTTCCTGGAGCATCATAACAGGTTTTATCATCATTGTCAGTACAGCAATCGTTCTACGGCAATGGCCGAGGCTCGGAACGTGGTTGAATATGTTTCTAATCGGTCTGTTTATCGACTTGTTTAATTGGCTGCTTCCAGATTTCGCCTCTCTTACTGGACAAGCGGTCATTTTTTCGATTGGTGTAATTGTAACGGCCTATGGGGTTGGTGTATATGTCTCGCCCAATGTCGGGGCGGGCCCTCGGGACAGCTTAATGTTGATCCTAGTGGATAAACTGGGGGTCAGTGTGAAAGTCGTCCGGACCAGTATTGAGGTCATCGTCGCCATCATCGGTTGGGTACTTGGCGGACCGGTCGGCGTCGGAACCGTTCTGATTGCCCTGTTGATCGGTCAAATTGTTCACTATGCTTTGCCGCAATGCCGGAAACTATTAGTAAAGATTGCCGGTGAAGAGGATGAGGACGTTTTATTCAGAAGGTAA